The Leptospiraceae bacterium genome includes a region encoding these proteins:
- a CDS encoding AAA family ATPase produces the protein MQVIEGYEVKERINANSEIEVYRAVDKADNKPIILKSIPIHNEFHSSIINLKNEYDILKYLKSNLMLEVYAFQRYSNGFFLAYEDTGGISLKQYSDGKKIPLDKFYEIAIRLAEILSEIHRKKVIHKDIKPENIIINPDTMDVKLIDFGISTRLSKEETKWTAANVLEGSIQYISPEQTGRMNRSVDYRSDFYSLGVTFYQLLTGKLPFENTDLLELVHAHLAKTPALPHEIDSTVPLSISKIIDKLMAKTAENRYQTALGLKYDLELARKEEPSKSIALGTKDLSDEFKITQKLYGRSEDIIELIETFADVHEQGASKLMLISGYSGVGKSSLVKEINKPITASKGYFLSGKYDQYNRNLPFSAIIQVFTNLIRLFLTESPESIDSWKAKILTALGSNGKVITDVIPELEFIIGEQPAVAELGAPENSNRFYLVFQNFIKVFANFEHPLAIFLDDLQWADSASLGLIKNLMLDSTMRYLFLMLAYRNNETDNNHPFIAMLDSLKKEGVNPGEIDLKPLQEVNVNELLRESLFCSTEDAKELAELVFQKTGGNPFFITELLKQLTKEESISFDYDNGRWKWNIDKIKSTRISENVVELLIGRIQKLSEKTQNILKLASCIGNNFELATLSLINQSSPRETAKDLEETILEELIYPVDDNYRFVDSMGTELKDIKKNYQTAKTITYKFQHDRIQQASYELLNDELKKKLRFNIGKILLKNTPELDENLFDIVNHLNIGRELISDDTERAIIAGLNLKVGKKAKDSTAYQSSYNYLSIAISLLKEEDWEKNYVLAIDIFKLAAEVYDINGKFKESEGLINTYLKFAKTGVEKSEVYSILILQNIKTLKHEDAIEIGKNALQELDFQLATDNIDEIIKKESEYVNKYQTEEQINAIYESRDMDSPKNIAILKILSNLGVAAYLSGKLELYVLIALLRVKLTLEDGNHPYSAVALTEYSLTLCGPGTYKRAYTLGSLGVRLCDKWGSLSLFQKSTSFHVFANFVSLWSRHIKESQYYNDLGYQAGLDSGNLIYAGYILLNQPLNLLYQGSPLKTISEKIITNIDFTKKSKDELALNTLIATQIVTAGLLNFENSTEIEHEKEYTKERYEAKDFWSLCIFLTLKSQMLFLFEDYTQAEALLKESNDYLRYIPGLATISTSHNFYYSLILCSMYKDASKEERQNYLTQVKTNQKQMKIWAESCPENFLHKYLLVEAEIARIEYKNWKAAKLYDESILEARKNEFVQNEAIANELAAKFWLKKKNYRFAQNYFLEAYSCYEGWGAIRKCEDLKEKYPNFITEQKIPYDFSKTLSGTLTISTQTGNSSSTQLHTTNTLDLQSVLKSSSAISGEIKIESLLNKIMSIVIENAGAQRGVLLLKKDKKLFVEAEGSISSEDVKVMTNIPIDQYTDIASSVVYYVERTKENRVLINAANDEKFNKDIYISKNQIKSILCAPIMKQGELTGVLYLENNLSTGAFTADRLQVVNVLSSQAAISIDNALLYANMEQKVKDRTKELAETNDQLAEKNLHITDSINYAKTIQEAILPSKTAIANALKDFFIVFRPKDIVSGDFYWFTHFEGYTFIAAVDCTGHGVPGAFMSMIGSSILNQIVKEQKVLDPAIILENLNNNVRHALRQDVKEDASRDGMEICFCRINSAGDEVVFAGGHRTLYMMNGDEFSSIKGDKESIGGKQKDVRKYTNHEIKINPGVRTVLYLTTDGFQDQPSPAGKKIGSKGLQEMIQMYYSRPGLEQKKLFEDGLDLHTQNNSEPQRDDITLIGIVL, from the coding sequence ATGCAAGTAATTGAAGGTTATGAAGTCAAAGAAAGAATCAATGCGAATTCGGAAATTGAAGTATATAGAGCCGTTGACAAGGCTGACAATAAGCCAATTATTCTAAAAAGTATTCCGATTCACAACGAATTTCACTCATCTATTATAAATCTTAAAAATGAATATGATATCCTAAAATATCTTAAGTCAAATTTAATGCTGGAAGTTTATGCATTTCAGAGATATTCCAACGGATTTTTTTTAGCATATGAAGATACAGGCGGGATTTCTTTAAAGCAATATTCCGATGGTAAAAAAATCCCACTCGATAAATTTTACGAAATCGCAATTCGATTGGCAGAAATTCTATCTGAAATTCATAGAAAAAAAGTAATTCATAAAGACATTAAACCTGAGAACATAATCATAAATCCAGATACAATGGATGTAAAATTAATTGACTTTGGAATTTCAACCCGACTTTCTAAAGAAGAAACCAAATGGACAGCAGCCAATGTTCTTGAGGGCAGTATTCAATATATCTCACCAGAACAAACTGGTAGAATGAATCGATCTGTAGATTATCGAAGTGACTTTTATTCTCTGGGGGTTACTTTCTATCAACTGCTAACTGGAAAATTGCCATTTGAGAATACAGACTTGTTAGAATTGGTCCATGCACATTTAGCGAAAACACCTGCTTTGCCGCACGAAATAGATTCGACTGTTCCTCTGTCCATTTCAAAGATAATTGATAAGTTGATGGCAAAGACTGCAGAAAATCGATACCAAACTGCACTTGGGTTAAAATATGATTTAGAATTAGCTAGAAAAGAAGAGCCTTCGAAGTCAATTGCATTGGGAACTAAAGACTTATCAGATGAATTTAAAATTACGCAAAAACTTTATGGCAGATCAGAAGATATAATTGAATTAATAGAAACTTTTGCAGATGTTCATGAGCAAGGAGCATCAAAACTCATGCTTATTTCCGGATATTCCGGTGTGGGTAAATCCTCGTTAGTCAAAGAAATTAATAAACCGATTACTGCATCAAAAGGCTATTTTTTAAGTGGTAAGTATGACCAATACAACAGAAATTTACCATTTAGCGCTATCATACAAGTTTTTACAAATCTGATTCGTTTATTTCTCACTGAGAGTCCTGAAAGTATTGATAGTTGGAAAGCTAAAATTCTAACTGCTCTTGGCTCTAATGGTAAGGTAATAACAGATGTTATCCCCGAATTAGAATTTATCATTGGAGAACAACCAGCCGTTGCGGAGTTAGGAGCACCGGAAAACTCAAATCGATTCTATTTAGTATTCCAAAACTTTATTAAGGTATTTGCCAATTTTGAGCATCCACTTGCTATCTTTTTAGATGATTTGCAATGGGCAGATTCTGCATCTCTCGGATTAATTAAGAATTTAATGCTAGATTCCACAATGCGGTATTTATTTTTAATGTTGGCTTATAGAAACAATGAGACTGATAACAATCATCCATTTATTGCAATGCTTGACTCCTTAAAAAAAGAAGGAGTTAATCCCGGAGAAATAGATTTAAAGCCTTTGCAAGAAGTAAATGTCAATGAATTGCTTAGAGAAAGTTTATTCTGTTCTACAGAAGATGCAAAAGAGTTAGCAGAATTGGTTTTTCAAAAGACAGGCGGAAATCCTTTTTTCATTACAGAACTTTTGAAGCAGCTGACCAAGGAAGAATCGATTTCATTTGATTATGATAATGGTAGATGGAAATGGAATATCGATAAGATTAAATCTACTCGTATTTCTGAAAATGTCGTAGAACTCTTAATTGGACGTATTCAAAAACTTTCCGAAAAGACTCAAAATATATTAAAGCTAGCGTCGTGTATAGGGAATAACTTTGAATTGGCTACACTTTCTTTGATTAATCAATCTTCACCGCGAGAGACTGCAAAAGATTTAGAAGAAACTATTTTAGAAGAATTAATTTATCCGGTAGATGACAATTATAGGTTTGTTGATTCTATGGGGACAGAATTAAAAGATATTAAGAAAAATTATCAGACTGCTAAAACCATTACCTATAAATTTCAACATGATAGAATCCAACAAGCGAGTTATGAATTATTAAATGATGAATTAAAGAAAAAATTAAGATTTAACATTGGAAAGATATTACTTAAAAATACTCCAGAACTAGATGAAAATTTGTTTGATATTGTCAATCACCTAAACATAGGTAGGGAATTGATATCTGATGACACTGAAAGAGCAATCATCGCAGGTTTAAATTTAAAAGTAGGAAAAAAAGCAAAAGATTCTACAGCCTATCAATCTTCCTATAATTATCTTTCGATCGCAATATCCTTATTAAAAGAAGAGGATTGGGAGAAAAATTACGTATTGGCTATTGATATATTTAAATTAGCCGCTGAAGTTTATGATATTAACGGAAAATTTAAAGAATCAGAAGGTTTAATAAATACATATTTAAAATTTGCAAAAACAGGAGTTGAAAAGTCTGAAGTTTACTCAATATTGATTTTACAAAATATTAAAACTTTAAAGCATGAAGACGCAATTGAGATTGGGAAAAATGCACTTCAGGAATTGGACTTTCAATTGGCAACAGATAATATTGATGAAATTATCAAAAAAGAATCTGAGTATGTTAATAAATATCAAACCGAAGAACAGATAAATGCTATTTATGAATCTAGAGATATGGATTCTCCAAAGAATATCGCAATCTTAAAAATATTGAGTAACTTAGGAGTTGCAGCTTATCTTTCTGGGAAATTAGAGTTATATGTTTTAATCGCTCTTTTAAGAGTCAAATTAACTTTGGAAGATGGAAACCATCCTTATTCTGCAGTAGCATTAACGGAATATAGCTTAACTCTATGTGGACCTGGCACTTATAAGAGAGCTTATACACTTGGATCGTTAGGCGTAAGACTATGCGATAAATGGGGAAGCTTATCACTATTTCAAAAAAGCACATCTTTTCACGTATTTGCAAATTTTGTTTCTCTTTGGAGTCGGCATATTAAAGAATCACAGTATTACAATGACCTAGGCTATCAAGCAGGTTTGGATTCTGGGAATTTAATATACGCAGGTTATATTCTTTTAAATCAACCTCTTAATTTACTCTATCAGGGATCTCCCCTGAAGACAATTTCAGAAAAAATAATTACAAATATAGATTTTACAAAAAAAAGTAAAGATGAACTTGCTTTAAATACTTTAATCGCAACCCAGATTGTAACCGCTGGTTTGTTAAATTTTGAAAATTCAACTGAGATAGAGCACGAAAAGGAATATACCAAAGAACGATATGAAGCAAAAGACTTTTGGTCCCTTTGCATATTTCTAACTTTAAAATCTCAAATGCTTTTTTTATTTGAAGATTATACTCAAGCAGAAGCATTATTAAAAGAATCAAATGACTACTTACGTTACATTCCTGGATTAGCTACAATTTCAACTTCGCATAATTTTTATTATTCGTTAATATTATGTTCGATGTATAAAGATGCGAGTAAGGAAGAGAGACAGAATTATTTAACGCAGGTAAAGACGAATCAGAAGCAGATGAAGATATGGGCTGAGAGTTGTCCTGAGAATTTTTTACATAAGTATTTATTAGTAGAGGCAGAGATAGCACGAATAGAATACAAGAACTGGAAAGCCGCGAAGCTATATGATGAGTCCATATTAGAAGCGCGTAAGAATGAGTTTGTGCAAAATGAAGCAATAGCAAATGAGTTAGCCGCAAAGTTCTGGTTAAAGAAAAAGAATTATCGATTTGCACAGAATTACTTTTTGGAAGCATATAGCTGTTACGAAGGATGGGGCGCGATAAGAAAATGCGAGGATTTGAAAGAGAAGTATCCCAACTTTATAACCGAGCAAAAAATCCCTTATGATTTTAGTAAGACGTTATCTGGCACGTTGACTATTTCTACACAGACTGGAAACAGTTCTTCTACTCAATTACATACAACGAATACCCTTGATTTGCAATCAGTATTGAAGAGTTCTTCTGCGATATCCGGAGAGATTAAAATTGAAAGTCTATTGAATAAGATTATGAGTATCGTGATAGAGAATGCGGGAGCCCAGCGGGGAGTATTATTATTAAAGAAAGATAAGAAACTTTTTGTGGAAGCGGAGGGTTCGATTTCATCGGAAGATGTGAAGGTAATGACGAATATCCCGATAGATCAGTATACTGATATAGCAAGTTCGGTAGTGTATTACGTTGAGAGAACGAAAGAAAACCGAGTTCTAATAAATGCGGCTAATGATGAGAAGTTTAACAAGGATATATACATATCTAAGAACCAAATAAAATCAATACTTTGTGCCCCGATAATGAAGCAAGGAGAATTGACTGGAGTATTATATTTAGAGAATAATTTATCAACGGGAGCATTTACAGCAGATAGGTTACAGGTAGTGAATGTTTTATCATCGCAGGCAGCGATATCTATTGATAATGCGCTACTTTATGCGAACATGGAACAGAAGGTAAAGGATAGAACGAAAGAGTTAGCCGAGACGAATGATCAACTTGCGGAAAAAAATCTGCACATAACGGATAGTATCAATTATGCGAAGACAATTCAAGAGGCAATTCTACCTTCTAAAACTGCTATTGCAAATGCTCTCAAAGATTTCTTTATCGTGTTTAGACCTAAGGATATTGTATCCGGTGATTTCTATTGGTTTACTCATTTCGAAGGATACACCTTTATTGCCGCCGTCGATTGTACCGGTCATGGAGTACCAGGCGCATTCATGTCGATGATAGGAAGTTCGATTTTAAACCAGATAGTAAAAGAGCAGAAAGTATTAGATCCAGCAATTATTTTAGAAAACTTGAACAATAATGTGCGTCATGCGTTACGTCAAGATGTGAAAGAAGATGCTTCTCGAGATGGAATGGAAATTTGTTTTTGTAGAATTAATTCAGCGGGAGATGAAGTTGTTTTTGCTGGTGGACATAGGACTCTATATATGATGAACGGAGATGAATTTAGTTCGATCAAAGGAGACAAAGAGTCCATTGGTGGAAAACAGAAGGATGTAAGAAAATACACGAATCATGAAATTAAAATAAATCCTGGAGTAAGAACGGTTCTGTATTTGACCACGGACGGATTCCAAGATCAACCAAGTCCAGCAGGAAAGAAAATCGGATCAAAGGGTTTGCAAGAGATGATTCAAATGTATTATTCGAGACCAGGACTTGAGCAGAAAAAGTTATTTGAAGATGGACTTGATTTACATACACAAAATAATTCTGAACCTCAAAGAGATGATATCACCCTTATAGGAATTGTTTTATAA
- a CDS encoding protein kinase, with product MHVFEGYEIKEKIHTNSDIEIYRAIDKSNSRSIIIKKIPIQNEFHPSIINLKNEYEILKYLSSNLIVKVYSFQRYSNGFFFAYEDTGGISLKQYSDGKKIPLDKFYEIAIRLAEILSEIHRKKVIHKDIRPENIIINPDTMDVKLIDFGISTRLSKEETEWVAANVLEESIQYISPELASRMNGVPGAFMSMIGSSILNQIVKEQKVLDPAIILENLNNNVRHALRQDVKEDASRDGMEICFCRINSAGDEVVFAGGHRTLYMMNGDEFSSIKGDKESIGGKQKDVRKYTNHEIKINPGVRTVLYLTTDGFQDQPSPAGKKIGSKGLQEMIQMHYSRPGLEQKKLFEDGLDLHTQNNSEPQRDDITLIGIIL from the coding sequence ATGCATGTATTTGAAGGCTATGAAATTAAAGAAAAAATCCATACAAATTCAGATATTGAAATTTATCGGGCAATAGACAAATCTAATTCTAGATCAATTATTATAAAAAAAATTCCAATTCAAAATGAATTTCATCCTTCGATAATAAATCTAAAAAACGAATACGAAATTCTAAAATACTTATCATCCAATTTAATTGTAAAGGTTTATTCCTTCCAAAGATATTCGAACGGATTTTTTTTTGCATATGAAGATACAGGCGGGATTTCTTTAAAACAATATTCCGATGGTAAAAAAATTCCACTCGATAAATTTTACGAAATCGCAATTCGATTGGCAGAAATTCTATCTGAAATTCATAGAAAAAAAGTAATTCATAAAGATATCAGGCCTGAGAATATTATCATAAATCCAGATACGATGGATGTGAAGTTAATTGACTTTGGAATTTCAACCCGACTTTCCAAAGAAGAAACCGAATGGGTCGCGGCTAACGTTTTAGAAGAAAGCATCCAATATATTTCTCCAGAACTGGCAAGTAGAATGAATGGAGTACCAGGTGCATTCATGTCGATGATAGGAAGTTCGATTTTAAACCAGATAGTAAAAGAGCAGAAAGTATTAGATCCAGCAATTATTTTAGAAAACTTGAACAATAATGTGCGTCATGCGTTACGTCAAGATGTGAAAGAAGATGCTTCTCGAGATGGAATGGAAATTTGTTTTTGTAGAATTAATTCAGCAGGAGATGAAGTTGTTTTTGCTGGTGGACATAGGACTCTCTATATGATGAACGGAGATGAATTTAGTTCGATCAAAGGAGACAAAGAGTCCATTGGTGGAAAACAGAAGGATGTAAGAAAATACACGAATCATGAAATTAAAATAAATCCTGGAGTAAGAACGGTTCTGTATTTGACCACGGACGGATTCCAAGATCAACCAAGTCCAGCAGGAAAGAAAATCGGATCAAAGGGTTTGCAAGAGATGATTCAAATGCATTATTCAAGACCAGGACTTGAGCAGAAAAAGTTATTTGAAGATGGACTTGATTTACATACGCAAAATAATTCTGAGCCACAAAGAGATGATATTACTTTAATTGGAATTATTTTGTAA
- a CDS encoding thioesterase family protein, with product MSKLEIERPNKFHYSVEIPIRFMDVRNAAVNGANVSHMVFDMYFSLANEAFDLFLKNFGFSKNDIVGVNLIIPNSSAVFQGEISEGDLIRIEVCATNFEPKACDIFFRFTKQNGTVQVADIRLGVLFFDYGSHKTVPVPEKFKSLFI from the coding sequence ATGTCAAAGCTTGAAATAGAAAGGCCAAATAAGTTTCATTATTCAGTAGAAATTCCAATTAGATTCATGGATGTCAGAAATGCAGCAGTAAATGGTGCCAATGTTTCTCATATGGTATTTGATATGTATTTTAGTTTAGCCAATGAAGCATTTGATTTATTCTTAAAGAATTTTGGTTTTTCGAAGAATGATATTGTTGGAGTAAATTTAATTATCCCAAATAGCTCGGCAGTCTTTCAAGGAGAAATATCAGAAGGTGACTTGATACGAATAGAAGTTTGTGCTACAAACTTTGAACCAAAGGCTTGCGATATTTTCTTTAGATTCACAAAACAAAATGGAACAGTTCAAGTTGCTGATATTAGACTAGGTGTTTTGTTCTTTGATTATGGCAGCCATAAAACTGTTCCTGTTCCGGAAAAATTCAAATCTCTGTTTATCTGA